One Aphidius gifuensis isolate YNYX2018 linkage group LG5, ASM1490517v1, whole genome shotgun sequence genomic region harbors:
- the LOC122857983 gene encoding DNA-directed RNA polymerases I, II, and III subunit RPABC1-like, with protein MDDESETYKLWRIRKTVMQLCHDRGYLVTQDELDQTLEQFKEQFGDKPSEKRPARSDLIVLVAHNDDPTDQLFVFFPDDMKIGIKTIKTYCQRMQEEKIHRAIIVVQQGMTVSAKSSLVDMAPKYILEHFLESELLINITEHELVPEHIVLSSDEKEELLMRYKLKENCLMRIQAGDPVARYFGLKRGQVVKIIRSSETAGRYISYRLVC; from the exons atggatGATGAATCTGAGACTTATAAATTATGGAGAATCCGAAAAACAGTAATGCAATTGTGTCATGACAGAGGATACCTTGTAACCCAAGATGAGTTGGATCAAACTTTGGAACAATTTAAAGAACAATTTGGTGATAAACCAAGTGAGAAAAGACCAGCAAGAAGTGATTTAATTGTTCTTGTAGCCCACAATGATGATCCAACTGATcaattgtttgtattttttcctGATGACATGAAAATTggaattaaaacaataaaaacttACTGTCAACGTatgcaagaagaaaaaatccatag agCAATAATTGTGGTGCAACAAGGAATGACAGTATCAGCAAAATCATCTCTAGTTGACATGGcaccaaaatatatattagaacATTTTTTGGAATCTGAATTACTTATTAATATAACTGAACATGAATTGGTACCAGAACATATTGTATTATCGTctgatgaaaaagaagaattattaatgagatataaattaaaagaaaattgtctTATGCGAATACAAGCTGGTGATCCAGTTGCACGTTATTTTGGTCTTAAACGTGGACAAGTTGTCAAAATAATAAGATCATCTGAAACAGCTGGTCGTTATATTTCTTATCGActtgtttgttaa
- the LOC122857980 gene encoding DNA-directed RNA polymerases I, II, and III subunit RPABC1-like, with protein MSDENETNKLWKIRVTLMEMCRARGYVVDDDEINLSLQGFKDKFGDRPGSGRPSRTDLNIQVFHSTDVNDQMFIFFPEDAKIGVKIIKEYCQRMKCENVKRAILVLQGGLTPSAKQAILTMAPAYVIEYFLENELVINVTKHCLVPEHIVLTPDEKMAVLKKYKLQEHQLNRIVMNDPVCRFFGCKKGQVIQINRPCEDDDSEDENAEKGPTTVAYRLVV; from the exons atgagtgatgaaaatgaaacaaataaattatggaaaataaGAGTAACATTAATGGAAATGTGTCGTGCCAGAGGttatgttgttgatgatgatgaaataaatttatcattacaaggttttaaagataaatttggTGATAGACCAGGCTCAGGAAGACCATCAAGAactgatttaaatattcaagttttcCATAGTACAGATGTAAATGAtcaaatgtttatattttttcctgaAGATGCTAAAATTGgtgttaaaataatcaaagaaTATTGTCAACGTATGAAATGTGAAAATGTTAAAAG gGCAATATTGGTTCTTCAAGGTGGTTTGACACCATCAGCAAAACAGGCAATATTGACAATGGCACCAGCTTATGTCATAGAATATTTCTTGGAAAATGAACTTGTTATTAATGTTACAAAACATTGTCTTGTACCAGAACATATTGTTCTAACACCAGATGAAAAAATggctgttttaaaaaaatataaacttcaAGAACATCAATTAAATCGTATAGTAATGAATGATCCAGTTTGTAGATTTTTTGGATGTAAAAAAGGACAagttatacaaataaatcGTCCATGTGAAGATGATGACTCTGAAGATGAAAATGCTGAAAAAGGACCAACAACTGTTGCTTATCGTCTTGttgtttaa
- the LOC122857984 gene encoding DNA-directed RNA polymerases I, II, and III subunit RPABC1-like, with amino-acid sequence MEDDQQSTCEKLWAVRKTSLEICRDRGYKVSEDEINQTFDEFIDKYGDEPSTDDLKILVKHKDDSSQRLLVLFYFNHKVGVKTMSGALKLMQEKKAVNGILVYNEITGPAKAATRGDYTNNDETFHGYKLQVFHESELLINITHHELVPQHIALSSEEKADALLKLKVTEKQLPKILYNDPIVRYYGFERGQLVKIIRKSETAGHYEALRIVCN; translated from the exons ATGGAAGACGATCAACAATCAACTTGTGAAAAATTATGGGCAGTTAGAAAAACATCACTTGAAATATGTCGAGACAGAGGTTATAAAGTATCAGAGGATGAAATTAATCAAacatttgatgaatttattgataaatatggtGATGAACCATCAacagatgatttaaaaattttggttAAACATAAAGATGATTCATCTCAACgtttattagttttattttatttcaatcataaAGTTGGAGTTAAAACAATGTCTGGTGCATTAAAGCtaatgcaagaaaaaaaagctgtcaa TGGTATTTTGGTGTATAATGAAATAACTGGACCAGCTAAAGCAGCAACACGTGGTGATTAtacaaataatgatgaaacatTTCATGGATATAAACTTCAAGTATTTCATGAATCAGAATTACTTATAAATATTACACATCATGAACTTGTACCTCAACATATTGCCCTAAGTTCAGAGGAAAAAGCTGATGCATTATTAAAACTTAAAGTAACCGAAAAACAATTGccgaaaattttatacaatgatCCAATTGTTAGATATTATGGATTTGAACGTGGTCaacttgttaaaattattagaaaatcaGAAACAGCTGGTCATTATGAAGCACTCAGAATTGTatgtaattga
- the LOC122857981 gene encoding growth factor receptor-bound protein 2 encodes MEAVAKHDFTATAEDELSFRRTQVLKILNMEDDMNWYRAELDSREGLIPSNYIEMKNHDWYYGRITRADAERLLSNKHEGAFLIRISESSPGDFSLSVKCSDGVQHFKVLRDAQGKFFLWVVKFSSLNELVEYHRTASVSRSQDVKLRDMVPEECLVQALYDFTPQEPGELEFRRGDVITVTDRTDQHWWHGEIGSKRGLFPSTYVTPYHS; translated from the exons ATGGAGGCGGTTGCAAAACATGATTTTACAGCCACGGCTGAGGATGAATTGAGTTTTCGTAGAACTCAAGTATTAAAg ATTCTCAATATGGAGGATGATATGAATTGGTACAGAGCTGAATTGGATTCACGAGAAGGTCTTATACCAAGTAATTatatagaaatgaaaaatcacga ttggTATTATGGAAGAATAACAAGAGCAGATGCTGAAAgacttttatcaaataaacatgAAGGTGCTTTTCTCATAAGAATTAGTGAAAGTTCACCTGGTGATTTTTCACTATCTGTCAA atgtTCAGATGGTGTACAACACTTTAAAGTATTACGTGATGCAcaaggaaaattttttttgtgggtTGTTAAATTCAGTAGCCTTAATGAATTAGTTGAGTATCATCGTACAGCATCAGTGTCTCGTTCACAAGACGTTAAACTTCGTGATATGGTACCAGAagag TGTCTGGTACAAGCATTGTATGATTTTACACCACAAGAACCAGGTGAATTGGAGTTTAGACGAGGTGATGTTATCACTGTTACAGATCGTACTGATCAACATTGGTGGCATGGTGAGATTGGCAGTAAACGAGGATTATTTCCATCAACTTATGTTACGCCTTATCACTCTtag